In Arachis stenosperma cultivar V10309 chromosome 1, arast.V10309.gnm1.PFL2, whole genome shotgun sequence, one DNA window encodes the following:
- the LOC130945555 gene encoding uncharacterized protein LOC130945555, with translation MRGIIGVRLQTPTISNATRNTLAHFSTSSGFGGGSGSGSGRGRGGSGLGGPFGFNESSPGKPNSGDPKSEAPELPSPPSPVSGRGHGRGRPAPPSGMPSFSSFMSYIKQPSAGRGRGGPLPSHIQQDSQKQPDSEPKKPVFFKREEDDDYVGAGASSDVLTPKAPIFSSSDGESDQKNLPGGIVGVLSGSGRGKPQQQPNQRTQVSQENRHIRAQRAPGSGVGDRRAPAAAAAPSDSVPKRQPMQSVDDAVNVARRILLQRDNADVAGRGRGGFGRGRGGGRGRGGFRVSDLEERGDRDKDEEDSASEMFLGDDADGERFAQRVGPDIMNQLTAGFEEMANSVFPSPLEDEYLEVFDTNCAIEFEPEYLMGEFDQNPDIDEKEPIPLRDALEKMKPFLMAYEGIQSQEEWEEIMEETMARVPLLKKIVDHYSGPDRVTAKKQNEELERVASTLPKSAPSSVKQFTNRAVISLQSNPGWGFHKKCHFMDKLVWEVSQHYK, from the exons ATGAGAGGAATCATTGGAGTAAGGCTCCAAACCCCCACCATCTCTAATGCCACTAGGAACACTCTAGCACATTTTTCCACCTCTTCTGGTTTTGGTGGTGGCAGCGGCAGCGGTAGTGGTCGAGGTCGTGGAGGCTCTGGTTTGGGAGGACCATTTGGATTCAATGAGAGCTCTCCAGGAAAGCCCAATTCTGGTGATCCTAAATCTGAAGCACCAGAGTTGCCTTCTCCCCCATCTCCGGTTTCTGGTCGCGGACACGGTCGTGGTAGGCCAGCCCCTCCGTCAGGCATGCCTTCTTTCTCGTCATTCATGTCCTACATAAAACAGCCATCTGCTGGTCGTGGTCGTGGTGGTCCGTTACCATCCCATATCCAACAAGATTCCCAGAAGCAGCCTGATTCTGAGCCAAAGAAACCCGTTTTCTTCAAAAGAGAGGAAGATGATGATTATGTTGGTGCTGGTGCTTCTTCAGATGTTTTGACACCAAAAGCACCAATTTTTAGCAGTAGTGATGGTGAGAGTGATCAAAAGAACCTTCCTGGAGGCATAGTAGGCGTGTTGTCTGGAAGTGGACGTGGGAAGCCCCAGCAGCAGCCCAATCAAAGGACTCAAGTTTCCCAAGAGAATAGGCATATCCGTGCTCAGCGAGCTCCAGGCAGTGGTGTTGGTGATCGTCGTGCtcctgctgctgctgctgcacCATCTGATTCTGTGCCTAAGAGACAGCCAATGCAAAGTGTTGATGATGCAGTGAATGTTGCACGGAGGATTCTGTTGCAACGGGATAATGCAGATGTTGCTGGAAGAGGAAGAGGTGGCTTTGGTCGAGGCAGGGGTGGAGGTCGGGGGAGAGGAGGATTTAGAGTGAGTGACTTGGAGGAAAGGGGTGATCGGGATAAGGATGAAGAGGATTCCGCCTCAGAGATGTTTCTTGGAGATGATGCAGACGGCGAGAGGTTTGCCCAGCGGGTTGGGCCTGACATCATGAATCAATTGACTGCAGGTTTTGAGGAGATGGCTAATAGTGTTTTCCCCTCACCATTGGAGGATGAGTATTTGGAAGTATTTGACACCAATTGTGCT ATTGAATTTGAGCCAGAATATTTGATGGGTGAGTTTGATCAGAACCCAGATATTGATGAGAAAGAACCTATTCCACTTCGGGATGCACTCGAGAAGATGAAGCCCTTCTTGATGGCATATGAAGGGATTCAAAGTCAAGAAGAGTGGGAG GAAATAATGGAAGAGACAATGGCGAGAGTTCCTTTGCTGAAAAAGATCGTCGATCACTACAGTGGACCAGATAGGGTAACTGCAAAGAAGCAAAATGAAGAATTAGAAAGAGTTGCTAGCACTCTTCCTAAAAGTGCACCATCTTCGGTGAAGCAATTTACTAACCGTGCTGTCATCTCTCTACAG AGCAATCCAGGATGGGGGTTCCACaagaaatgccatttcatggatAAACTAGTTTGGGAGGTATCTCAACATTACAAATGA
- the LOC130960519 gene encoding aldehyde oxidase GLOX1-like, which yields MHMQLLHNDHVVIFDRTNFGLSNLSLPNARCRRNQREMVVKNDCTAHSVEYDVAANSYRALFVETDTWCSSGAVTPDGTLVQTGGFNDGERAVRTFTPCPNCDWRENENGLLVKRWYATNHILPDGRQIIIGGTRQFNYEFYPKKDAMDSNTYTLPFLQQTNDPVAENNLYPFVFLNVDGNLFIFANNRAILFNYQKSTIERTYPAIPGGEPRSYPSTGSAVLLPLRNLSKPNLEAEVLVCGGAPRGSFEKAKTGNFIPALNTCGRITITDSNPKWEMETMPSGRVMNDMVILPNGNVLLINGAALGTAGWEFGREPVLNPFLYKTYGRAGSRFEVQNPSNIPRVYHSTAILLRDGRVLVAGSNPHGGYSFNNVTFPTELRLEAFSPSYLDPRFEDVRPKIIAPALQVKYGQKLTLRFGVTAALVWNSVAVTMVAPPFNTHSFSMNQRLLVLEASDVRDVGKLSYEVDVTMPGSAVLAPPGFYLLFVVHQEVPSHGIWVQIL from the coding sequence ATGCACATGCAGCTTCTCCACAACGACCATGTCGTAATCTTCGACCGCACCAACTTTGGATTATCCAACCTCTCATTACCCAACGCCAGATGCCGTAGAAACCAGCGAGAGATGGTCGTTAAAAACGACTGCACGGCACACTCCGTCGAATACGACGTCGCTGCCAACAGCTACCGCGCCCTGTTTGTGGAAACCGACACGTGGTGCTCCTCCGGTGCGGTGACGCCGGACGGCACATTAGTCCAAACCGGCGGTTTCAACGACGGCGAGCGTGCCGTCAGGACCTTCACCCCGTGCCCTAACTGCGACTGGCGGGAAAATGAAAACGGACTGTTAGTTAAAAGATGGTATGCGACCAATCACATCTTGCCAGATGGACGACAGATAATAATCGGAGGTACAAGGCAATTCAACTATGAATTCTATCCCAAGAAAGATGCCATGGATAGTAACACATACACCTTACCCTTCCTCCAACAAACAAATGATCCAGTTGCTGAGAACAACTTGTACCCTTTCGTCTTCCTCAACGTTGATGGTAACCTTTTCATCTTCGCAAACAACCGCGCTATTCTATTCAATTACCAGAAATCCACTATCGAAAGAACCTACCCTGCCATTCCTGGTGGAGAGCCGAGAAGCTATCCCAGCACCGGCTCCGCCGTGTTACTCCCTCTCAGGAACTTGAGCAAGCCGAATCTGGAGGCTGAGGTCTTGGTCTGCGGCGGAGCCCCCAGAGGTTCTTTCGAGAAAGCTAAAACAGGAAACTTCATTCCAGCATTGAACACCTGTGGAAGGATCACGATAACAGACTCGAACCCTAAGTGGGAGATGGAAACCATGCCGAGTGGAAGGGTCATGAACGACATGGTGATTCTCCCAAACGGCAACGTTTTGCTCATCAACGGTGCAGCTCTTGGAACTGCCGGGTGGGAGTTCGGCCGCGAACCGGTTCTCAATCCGTTTCTTTACAAGACTTATGGCCGGGCCGGTTCGAGGTTCGAGGTACAGAATCCATCAAACATTCCTAGGGTTTATCACTCAACCGCGATTTTGCTTCGCGATGGTAGAGTCTTGGTGGCTGGAAGCAACCCTCACGGGGGTTACAGTTTCAACAATGTGACGTTCCCAACGGAGTTGAGATTGGAAGCTTTTTCCCCTTCTTATTTGGATCCCCGCTTTGAAGATGTTCGTCCCAAAATCATAGCTCCTGCTCTTCAGGTCAAGTACGGTCAGAAGCTAACGTTGCGGTTTGGGGTCACAGCGGCATTGGTTTGGAATTCGGTGGCGGTTACAATGGTTGCGCCACCTTTTAACACTCACTCATTCTCCATGAACCAGAGGTTGTTGGTGTTGGAAGCAAGTGACGTTAGAGATGTTGGGAAATTGAGTTACGAAGTTGATGTGACCATGCCCGGTTCAGCCGTTCTTGCACCACCCGGTTTCTATTTATTATTCGTGGTCCACCAAGAAGTCCCAAGCCATGGTATTTGGGTTCAGATACTGTGA